A portion of the Haemorhous mexicanus isolate bHaeMex1 chromosome 3, bHaeMex1.pri, whole genome shotgun sequence genome contains these proteins:
- the SLC22A7 gene encoding solute carrier family 22 member 7 yields the protein MKFEDLLLETGGFGRFQILILAILCLSRINLPMHFLLHNFLAATPSHHCAIPHQEAFVNLTTEEVLLISIPQKPDGTFSSCEMFSQPQFHLLLNSSLQPENKSIIQHCQHGWVYEHSQFTSTISTQWDLVCEQRGLNQATATFFFIGVTMGAMVFGDLSDRFGRKTMLQLSLACSLFFGMLSAASVSYTMLAITRTLTGLALSGLSLIVLPLGMEWVDVQHRTFTGILISIFWSIGNMLLALAAYLVREWHWLLVTVTAPCLLSIICLWWVPESARWLIAKGKVKQAHRHLLRCARMNGRKDFAVSPEALTRMATDKNMGGSYSYISLFRTPVLRKISLCSGVVWFGVAFSYYGLSMNLTGFGLSIYLSQFVFGVIEIPAKMAMYVLVNRIGRRQSQAWTLILAGVCIGANIVIPKSFTSLRSVVAILGKGCSEAAFTTVFLYTSELYPTILRQNGMGYTSFLARLGGALAPLVFLLDEVWRSLPEVTYCGMAVCSGAAAFLLPETLNTRLPEGIEDIEKPQVKVPPEASTPEGVPLQALLK from the exons ATGAAATTTGAGGATCTCTTGCTGGAAACTGGGGGCTTTGGCAGATTCCAGATTTTGATTTTGGCTATCCTCTGCCTCTCAAGAATCAACCTTCCCATGCATTTCCTGCTGCACAATTTTCTTGCTGCTACCCCCTCTCATCACTGTGCAATTCCACACCAAGAGGCATTTGTGAATCTCACCACGGAGGAAGTTCTGCTCATCAGCATCCCTCAGAAGCCCGATGGCACTTTCAGCTCCTGTGAGATGTTCTCACAGCCTCAGTTCCACCTGCTGCTCaactcctccctgcagccagaaaacaaatccatcatccagcactgccagcacggATGGGTCTATGAACACTCACAGTTCACCTCCACCATCTCCACCCAG TGGGATCTCGTGTGTGAGCAGCGTGGGCTGAACCAGGCAACAGCAACCTTCTTCTTCATCGGCGTCACCATGGGGGCCATGGTGTTCGGGGACCTTTCCGACAG GTTTGGAAGGAAGACCATGctgcagctgtccctggcaTGCTCCctgttttttgggatgctcagCGCCGCCTCCGTGTCCTACACAATGCTGGCCATCACACGGACCCTCACCGGGCTGGCCCTGAGTGGCCTGTCCCTGATTGTCCTGCCTTTGG GGATGGAGTGGGTGGACGTCCAGCACCGCACCTTCACCGGGATCCTGATCAGCATCTTCTGGAGCATTGGGAacatgctgctggccctggcagcctACTTGGTGAGGGAATGGCACTGGCTGCTGGTGACTGTGACTGCACCTTGCCTCCTGAGCATCATCTGCCTGTG GTGGGTCCCAGAGTCGGCCAGGTGGCTCATAGCCAAGGGCAAAGTGAAGCAAGCCCACAGGCACCTGCTCAGATGTGCAAGAATGAATGGAAGGAAAGACTTTGCTGTCTCACCAGAG GCCCTCACAAGGATGGCAACAGACAAAAACATGGGAGGGAGTTACTCCTACATCAGCTTGTTCAGGACCCCAGTCCTGAGGAAGATCTCTTTGTGTTCTGGTGTGGTGTG GTTTGGTGTTGCCTTCTCTTATTACGGCTTGAGCATGAACCTGACTGGCTTTGGGCTCAGCATCTACCTCTCCCAGTTTGTCTTTGGTGTCATTGAGAttccagccaagatggccatGTACGTGCTGGTGAACCGAATCGGCCGGCGGCAGAGCCAGGCGTGGACACTCATCCTGGCTGGAGTCTGCATAGGAGCCAACATCGTCATCCCCAAGT CTTTCACCTCCCTGCGTTCAGTAGTGGCCATTTTGGGCAAGGGTTGCTCAGAAGCTGCCTTCACCACGGTCTTCCTGTACACCTCAGAGCTCTACCCCACCATTCTGAG GCAGAACGGGATGGGGTACACCTCCTTCCTGGCACGCCTGGGAGGGGCCCTGGCCCCGCTGGTGTTCCTGCTGGACGAGGTGTGGCGGTCCCTGCCCGAGGTGACATACTGCGGCATGGCGGTGTGCAGCGGCGCCGCAGCCTTCCTGCTCCCGGAGACGCTCAACACGCGCCTTCCCGAGGGCATCGAGGACATCGAGAAGCCACA agtAAAAGTGCCGCCAGAAGCCAGCACTCCCGAGGGCGTGCCACTGCAGGCTCTCCTGAAGTGA